The genomic segment CCAGACATGTCCCTGACTGACTGTACACTTCAATAGGAAGACCCTGTTTACCGAGCATGCTCTGTGAATAACATTCATTAGTTCATTGTATTGTACAAACATCATTACtgcaatgcattttgtatttgagTCTTTAGCCGTTGTAAAACGGTTAGGTTTGTCACTGCTGCCGTATCCTAGTGCTTCTAATCGTATCGCTTCAATCGGACAATACCAGCGCTCTGCAACACAGGGAGGTTTTCATTCTTTCCTGTGACACTCAGTTATTTTCTTGGTTCATATGCTTGCTGAAAGTATTACCCTTCCTGTGTATTTAGGTAAATCCAGGTTAGCTGCAAGTCCCAATATTAATAGAGATTGTCTTTCTGGAATCTTCTCTTCAATCATATTACATATGTGAATAACACTGTATCTCCTGGAGCAGTGTTTCTGAAGCTCAAACATGCAGAGAGACGAAGCGGACCGTGTTCCCAGAGATGTGCAGTGAAGAAACTGCTGTCATGTAATTAAACCAGTTGCCAGAGTTTTTCAAGGAAGTGCTTTTTTACCTTCCCAGCACACTGCCAAGAACTAAGGAGCCAACCCCTCCACCCCCTGGCACTCAACAGACTGATGAAAACATTATAATGAATTTCTCATGTAGTGAACCCCTTTACTGTAACTCAGAGAGTGCCATAGGTCAGTCCTCACAGGCAATATTGTATATTACAATTATGCCTATAGTGCCTAATTTATTGGACACCCgttatattattttacaaaagacAAACTTGCTTATTAATGGCTGCTGTACTGTCAGAAAGCGAGTCTCTGTTACAATCTGATACCAGTAATTCTGATGGGGTGGTTTATTTTCTATTAGCACCAGCACACAGCAGTTGTAGTAACATTAAGGCTAACTAAACTAACTACATGTTCTAGTTAGATTGGGACAATAGTTAAAATATTCATTTACTTTACTGCTGCAGAAAATAGGTGTCATTTTCTGACACATGAACAGTGTAAAACATGGCGTTTCCCCGGCCAGCCTCGTGTGGTGTATACAGCAGTGGCTCTAAATGAGCATCACTGCtcctcttgtgtttttcagaTTCTATGGAAAGGTGTCGAATCTGCACGCTAATGTTTTTCAGGGTGCAGGGACAGCAATGGCAAACCCTCTGTTTGCTTACACGCTGATTAAGAGGCTGCAGTCAGAGTGGCTCAATGTGGTCTACAGCAACGAAGCAAACGAGAACACCCAAGGTAACATTACCCTTTCAATTCCAGCATGGGACAGgggcactattattattattattattattattattattattattattattattattattattattattattattattattattattattattatttgtttatttagcagacgcctttatccaaggtgacttacagagactagggtgtgtgaactatgcatcagctgcagagtcacttacaattacgtctcacccgaaagacggagaacaaggaggttaagtgacttgctcagggtcacacagtgagtcagtggctgaggtgggatttgaaccagggacctccaggttacaagccctgttcttaaacaactggaccacacagcctccttgtactAACTGCAGTCAGGCCTGTGCCAGTAAGCACTAAGACAGCTTCCCCTTCCAGCTGCATCTCAGTCCTGACCTGGACACCCACTGGGTCCAGATCTGACCACAGATCTCCAGAGGTGAAGGACGTGAGGATCACAGAGTGGTAAAGACTGAACACAAAAACGTGTATATGTTAGAGTTTAGAgtttccagctttttttttttcttccagccTTCAAGAGCGGCTATGAGAAAGAGGAGAGCCGCCTGCCAAAGTTCGAGGATCTGCAGGGGGCAGCAAAGGGGCTGATGAGGCTGCAGGATGTGTACGCCCTGAGTGTGAAGGGACTGGTCAATGGACTCTTCCAGAGAGACACTGCAGGGGGCGCCGTGGACATCTACCGAGCAGTGAATTCCATCACCCTGTCGGGAGACGACTGCTTCCTCATCGGGAAGGTATCCTGCAGATAGTTTGCAAAAGAGCCGCTTTAATCTTTTCCAGAATTATATGAAATGGATGGAATTTCTGAGCAGTGTTTAAAAAATGACAGTTGTTAACCATGCATTTAGACCTGCCAATGTTAAAATCTGTTTGTACTTAATATTTCATACACAATTGaatcattttgtatttctttggaGTTCTGCTTCAGGGATAACAGTCAAAATAGAAGCAAAGTCATTTTGTACAATAGTTGCTTCCTGTATTATTCAATATGAAAACTCTTTGGCTGCCTGAAGGCGTGGTGATTTCACAACTGAAATTCAGACTAAGACATCTGAATAACAATTGTGCAGTGCAGACAATGAACCGATTGAAGTGTTGGGAATCCTATGGATTGAAGGGCCATAAACGGGCATATCCTCAGAGGACAAAGGCAACTGGCTGCAATGAATGAATgtcagttgtttttgttttgttttgtcaatagcaaGCAAACATACTTTGTTTGCCCAAAGCAAGCGAATTGGAAGCTTCagagaacattttagttttagttttggtTAAAATAAAGTGGAAGATCAAAGCTTTCTTTGCATCACACCTTTCATGAGCATTGCATTtatatttacacaaaaatatataaatcagtaCTCGACATTAGCACCTTCAATCTCGCTATTTAGTCCTACAATTCAATGCCACTTCTTTGCATTAAGCCAATAAAGAAAAATTAATCTAATCGCGATAACAGATTAGACTACCATTGCATTGCAACTATCAGACCTATGATCTAAACAAGGCACACCTGAAATGAAGCTGGGGCCCTTTTGGTTTTGCTGTTCTTAATTTCTTTATTAGCCACAGCTTATATGCAGCTAAAGGACTAGTTAAGACTGTAGTTGCAGTCCAATGTTATCTTAACCTTAATAATAGGCCTATAGCTTAATAAACATTTTTCATCAGTTAGCTAAACTCAGTCAAAACTGACATCTGGTAGCTGTAGAACTACATAAAAGCCAGGCAGGGTCAAATGTCGATCACTGATAGTCATTCATGACTTGCTGTGATTCACCGTTGTGGAGTTACTCGTGTTTTGGCTCAGGAGGAGCAGAAGATATCCCTTCCGTAGTAtgctaatgatgatgatgatgcaaaGTGTCTCCTGCTTCACGGCGTTCAGGTTGCCTATGAGATGGAAGACTATTACCACTCAGTCCTGTGGCTGGAGCCGGCGGCCTCTCTTTTCCGCCGAGCCTACAGGACCTGGAACACCGAGGATGAGGGCAGTCTGGAGGACGTGCTGGACCACCTGGCCTTCTCGCACTTCAAGGCAATTGTGTTTTCCATTCCCTACAGAAAACATACAGGACAGAAACTCTTCTTGGTCACACTTAATGTGAAGGTTATTACAGCTCTGTAATTCCTAGATGAATCCGTTATTTGCGTGCTATGATGATTCATCAGTTTAAAATAAGAGCTGCAGTAAAGCCCCCTCACACTGGCTTCCACAGGACCATTGCTGCTGCAGTTTtaaactcctctctctctctcttgtgtttCAGACAGGAAATGTCTCCTATGCCCTCAGTCTCTCCAGAGAGATCCTGCACTTGGGTGAGTTATAACTCACCACTCCTAGCCGGGCtggttatacattttatatgagAAAATCTTTGCACACTACAGGACTGGTTACCAGGGGGTCGTTTGgataacaggtgtttttttttttttttacgtcgaACGTTTTACTGCATATTAATTTAATGGATACCATAATCTATAAAGTGCAAAAATTATACTTATTAAAAGGgcactaatgttttttttgttttgttttacagatccATCTAACAAAAGGGTGACCAGGaacattgaaaaatatgaaaagATCCTGGCTGCATCACCAGCTAACAGTGACGTTTTAATACAAAGGCCAAATACGACATACCTGCAGACAAGGAATACATACGAGTGGCTCTGTCAGACACTGGGATCCCAGGTAACACAGATACCTGAATAAGAAGGGGGCTGGACATTGGTGTCTATTCTGTGAAGCAGCACTGCAAAAAGAGTGTAGTGGAACTGGCATGGGACAGGTTAAAATAGGCAGGAGGCTTGTGTTTTCCAATCAGCTCTGCAACAGCGAATTTCACATGTTGGTTCTCGTTTCAGCCAAGGCATTATGAAAATCCCAGACTGCACTGCGATTTCCATACCAACAGCAACCCAGCTCTGGTTCTCAAGCCCATGAGAAGAGAGGTTGTGAGCCTGCAGCCTTACGTGGTTCTGTACCACAGCTTCATCAGCGACCATGAAGCCAAGACCATAAAGGAATTTTCAGCCCCCGGAGTAAGGTTATATATCATTCACCACTGTAGATCAAATTTCTGTTTCGTCACGTACCCATTGGGAATGTGTTTTACCAGGTTCAACATGGAAGAACGCTCAACAAGATTATGGGATGTGTTAATGGCTGATTATAGGGGGAAGAGGTCCACAGTAGCGCAGGCTTACGAGTTTTAGGGCAGCAGTATTATGACTCGGCATTGTGAGTCAATAGAAACTTCTCCTATCATCATATCATAATGGAACACTTTCGTTGAGGGTTGTCATTCCCTTGTTGTCTAGCTGTGTTTTAGAAGGCTTTCGCACCACAGAACTTAGCTGTCTAGCTAAGTGATGGACAGCGAGCCAGTGACAATATGAAAGCGTTGTGTCATAGAATTGCTTAATGCTGGAAAGGGTACAGGGAGTTTTTAATGTGCGctgctcattttaaaaaaaaaaaaaaaaaaaaaaaagaaaaaaaaagaaaggaaatcaGAAAGTGGgccattacagtatttttttttttagcttaatgTTTGAACATTCTGGGTATAAGGTGTGTGTCATTCTAAATATTGCAAGCTCAATTTTATTCTTGTTAAAATCTTGTTGGCCCCATTGAATGTAACAGTAGACCCATATGAAAAAACTAAACATAGAATATTGCAGTTCTGCCAAAGATCATATAGTGTCTCTTTGTAAATAACGTTTGAGCACCGATGATCTTGGCTTGGAATGCAGCACAGCAATTAGTCTTATAAGGGAGAGATGCTGGtgaatattgatttctatctagGCCACATACAAATGTGACTGACGTTTTTATTTTGGAGCACCCTGAGCTTATTTGACTTGGCAGTGTTCTTCACCTTCTGTTTGTTTTAGGAACTTTCCAATTTTAAAAGTTTTGAATCTCGTTCATTTAGTGTAGCCTTTTAGTCTGCAGGTCAGGTGCTAGTTCCTTACTGGGTTATCAAACAGGGATCTCTGTGTCTGAGAGGCACCCAGAGTTACATACCAGGGACAGACGAGTCTTAGAATGTGATATTGACTCTTTTTAGCTGTTGCTCTCCTCTTTAAAATTGCAAATGAGTAAAATGATTTGATGAGAAGTCTTTATTGGTATCTTAATCGTATtatgttgtttgtttctttagTATTTGTGCATAGATTATGATTCAGTGTTTTATAGTTTTGGATAGAAAAATAATTGAAACTCAACCTAGCTATAAAGAATATAAGATAATCACACGGTGGTTACTTGGTGACTAATGGAGTCATACACATCTCATTTTGGAAATCTAATTTAAACAGAACTTCACCCAAACAAAGATTTGACAGGTGTACAAAAGGGCAGGTCTGCACTAACAAGGGGTAGAGCCCTTCCTTTCCCTCGTGTCTCGCAGTGTCATAGAGCAGGGCTGTAGCGGGACGGGGAGCTCGCTCTCTGGATTACCTCAGCGATTGGGAATGATGTTCTTTTGTTTATGCGTGTTATTCTTGCTACTTGACTCCGCTCTCTTAACCAATGTGCATATTTGGCAATAAAGATGAGGAA from the Acipenser ruthenus chromosome 9, fAciRut3.2 maternal haplotype, whole genome shotgun sequence genome contains:
- the LOC117407144 gene encoding prolyl 4-hydroxylase subunit alpha-3-like isoform X1, which codes for MQDRTHRSTRTHCGVCILSFKMLLVLGFINLILAQQTLCEMYTSVVNVQQAIAVEKELLKYLNSYIEDETLRLNDLKRFYGKVSNLHANVFQGAGTAMANPLFAYTLIKRLQSEWLNVVYSNEANENTQAFKSGYEKEESRLPKFEDLQGAAKGLMRLQDVYALSVKGLVNGLFQRDTAGGAVDIYRAVNSITLSGDDCFLIGKVAYEMEDYYHSVLWLEPAASLFRRAYRTWNTEDEGSLEDVLDHLAFSHFKTGNVSYALSLSREILHLDPSNKRVTRNIEKYEKILAASPANSDVLIQRPNTTYLQTRNTYEWLCQTLGSQPRHYENPRLHCDFHTNSNPALVLKPMRREVVSLQPYVVLYHSFISDHEAKTIKEFSAPGLQRSVVASGVKQSTVEYRISKSAWLKDTAHPVVQKLDQRIAALTGLNVHPPYAEYLQVVNYGIGGHYEPHFDHATSESSPLYKLNTGNRVATFMIYLNSVEAGGSTAFISANFSVPVVKNAALFWWNLHRNGKGNGDTLHAGCPVLVGDKWVANKWVHEFGQEFQRRCSPNPDD
- the LOC117407144 gene encoding prolyl 4-hydroxylase subunit alpha-3-like isoform X2, with product MQDRTHRSTRTHCGVCILSFKMLLVLGFINLILAQQTLCEMYTSVVNVQQAIAVEKELLKYLNSYIEDETLRLNDLKRFYGKVSNLHANVFQGAGTAMANPLFAYTLIKRLQSEWLNVVYSNEANENTQAFKSGYEKEESRLPKFEDLQGAAKGLMRLQDVYALSVKGLVNGLFQRDTAGGAVDIYRAVNSITLSGDDCFLIGKTGNVSYALSLSREILHLDPSNKRVTRNIEKYEKILAASPANSDVLIQRPNTTYLQTRNTYEWLCQTLGSQPRHYENPRLHCDFHTNSNPALVLKPMRREVVSLQPYVVLYHSFISDHEAKTIKEFSAPGLQRSVVASGVKQSTVEYRISKSAWLKDTAHPVVQKLDQRIAALTGLNVHPPYAEYLQVVNYGIGGHYEPHFDHATSESSPLYKLNTGNRVATFMIYLNSVEAGGSTAFISANFSVPVVKNAALFWWNLHRNGKGNGDTLHAGCPVLVGDKWVANKWVHEFGQEFQRRCSPNPDD